Proteins encoded within one genomic window of Gadus macrocephalus chromosome 16, ASM3116895v1:
- the ap1s3a gene encoding AP-1 complex subunit sigma-3a: MMHFLLLFNRQSGLRLQKWFTPVSERYKRKVIRDMTMMVVGRPARSCNFLQWRDLKIVYKRYASLYFCVGMESEDNELLTLEVLHRYVELLDKYFGNVCELDLIFNFEKAYYILDEFLMGGEVLETSKIDIGVAIEDADVLQETLEEYMSKPTY, encoded by the exons ATG ATGCACTTCCTGCTGCTGTTTAACCGGCAGTCCGGGCTGCGGCTCCAGAAGTGGTTCACGCCGGTGAGCGAGCGGTACAAGAGGAAGGTGATCCGGGACATGACCATGATGGTGGTGGGCCGGCCTGCGCGCTCCTGCAACTTCCTCCAGTGGAGGGACCTGAAGATCGTCTACAAAAG GTACGCCAGTCTGTACTTCTGTGTTGGGATGGAGTCCGAGGACAATGAGCTGCTCACCCTGGAGGTACTGCACCGATACGTGGAGCTGCTGGACAAATACTTTGGCAAC GTCTGTGAACTGGACCTCATCTTTAACTTTGAGAAGGCCTATTACATCCTGGATGAGTTCCTGATGGGAGGAGAAGTTCTTGAAACCTCCAAAATAGATATTGGAGTAGCAATTGAGGATGCAGATGTACTTCAAGAG ACATTGGAAGAGTACATGAGCAAACCAACCTACTGA
- the scg2a gene encoding secretogranin-2a: MSSRPTSPASGSSLLLRLAPLLLPLVLSSLDSAEGASFRDYRLRGSEPLREPPHRGPDQDMLKALRHIENLRHRSGRPPSLRLQKPPHGAPGYDGGLLDNAQALRAMLTLRALEQGPSGGEEEERPGWQRQVGAEGEEEEELEGEENPEQGDKTQEWFQAVLRALERTGPANTAHQPAWGRGTGLRLGERAAASQEATRMMFEEEDGEKGKEEEGTYEEQEAAAEEGEGGERGNPLVRRTGEGVGEKYTPQKLATLQSIFDEVERLATGGKEEEEEGGVGEEGRQKEKLNMRSLAYDKVARGLVDWAPLRRGGEEEVEGDEEEEEEQRGSKPEPDQVLDYGDDGEDEDIGVEEEDGEDLSARRSINPQPTEDAEDMANLVDYYLLKVLEKTEEEDKREIEEEQKERAERKVSQFQYWDNRSPQQDMHQLLRLSQKYHIPPEELLALFQAEDRSKPRSHTTPPQSSGLARSHNRIFKKQPSLGSKQNNRYRTPERQSSYKAKDARTLEILSLLGLGSTGGPVPLKRPPPYQVSQPQFQPQPRRQEKYTPAQSPGTPNKLKENYDDNVGEDELAAYMAAKILEQYPAAPMYNKKTGQKRSALGLVWPDEDEEQGGLGSLEQAMQDYFDQIDSDRAAQQQQKRQSEREGPGGVAQTQGPDDDALMRMMTLLTPEGQASQEK, encoded by the coding sequence ATGTCCTCCCGGCCCACCTCCCCCGCCTCAGggagctctctgctcctccgcctcgcccccctcctcctgccgcTGGTCCTCAGCTCTCTGGACAGCGCCGAGGGGGCCTCGTTTAGGGACTACCGACTGAGGGGCAGCGAGCCCCTCAGGGAGCCCCCCCACCGGGGCCCTGACCAGGACATGCTGAAAGCCCTGCGACACATCGAGAACCTCCGCCACCGGAGTGGCAGGCCGCCCTCCCTGCGGCTCCAGAAGCCCCCCCACGGGGCCCCGGGCTACGACGGGGGCCTGCTGGACAACGCTCAGGCCCTCAGGGCCATGCTGACCCTGAGGGCCCTGGAGCAGGGCCCGagcgggggggaggaagaggagcggccGGGGTGGCAGAGGCAGGTAGGggcggagggagaggaagaggaggagttggagggggaggagaacccAGAGCAGGGGGACAAGACCCAGGAGTGGTTCCAGGCAGTGCTGCGCGCCCTGGAGCGTACGGGGCCCGCCAACACGGCCCACCAGCCGGCGTGGGGCCGAGGCACGGGGCTCAGGCTGGGCGAGAGGGCTGCCGCGTCGCAAGAGGCCACACGCATGAtgtttgaggaggaggacggcgaGAAGggaaaagaggaggaggggacataCGAAGAGCAGGAGGCTGCCGCTGAGGAGGGGGAAGGTGGCGAGCGAGGCAACCCCCTCGTCAGGCGCACAGGCGAGGGCGTGGGGGAGAAGTACACGCCGCAGAAGCTGGCCACGCTGCAGTCAATCTTCGACGAGGTGGAGAGGCTGGCCACTggggggaaggaagaggaggaggaggggggggtcggGGAGGAAGGCCGACAGAAGGAGAAGCTCAACATGAGGAGTCTGGCGTACGACAAGGTGGCCAGAGGGCTGGTTGACTGGGCTCCGctaaggcgggggggggaggaggaggtggagggagatgaggaggaggaggaggagcagcggggCAGCAAACCCGAGCCCGACCAGGTCCTGGACTACGGCGATGACGGAGAGGACGAAGACATcggggttgaggaggaggatggagaagaTCTCTCGGCTAGAAGGTCCATCAACCCCCAACCTACAGAAGACGCAGAGGACATGGCCAACCTGGTGGACTACTACCTTCTAAAGGTGCTGGAGAAaactgaggaggaggataaaagagaaatagaggaggagcagaaagagagggcagagaggaagGTTTCTCAGTTTCAATACTGGGACAACAGAAGCCCACAACAGGACATGCACCAGCTCCTCAGACTCTCCCAGAAGTACCACATACCCCCTGAGGAGCTGCTGGCCCTGTTCCAGGCCGAGGACAGGAGCAAGCCAAGGAGCCACACCACCCCGCCTCAGAGCAGCGGGCTGGCCAGGTCGCACAACAGAATCTTCAAGAAACAGCCTAGCCTTGGATCCAAGCAGAACAACAGGTACCGCACTCCCGAAAGGCAAAGCAGTTACAAGGCGAAAGACGCGAGGACGCTGGAGATCCTGAGCCTCCTGGGGTTAGGGAGCACAGGGGGCCCAGTGCCCCTAAAGAGGCCCCCGCCGTACCAAGTCTCACAGCCACAATTTCAGCCCCAGCCGAGGAGGCAGGAGAAGTACACCCCGGCACAGAGCCCTGGAACACCCAACAAACTAAAGGAGAACTACGACGACAACGTCGGCGAGGACGAACTGGCGGCGTACATGGCAGCAAAGATCCTGGAACAATATCCCGCCGCGCCGATGTACAACAAAAAGACGGGCCAGAAACGATCCGCACTGGGGTTGGTGTGGccagacgaggacgaggagcagggagggctgGGATCCTTGGAGCAGGCCATGCAGGACTACTTTGATCAGATTGACTCAGACAGAgcagcacagcagcagcagaaaagacaGTCGGAGAGGGAGGGCCCGGGCGGGGTGGCCCAGACACAGGGCCCCGACGACGACGCGCTCATGAGGATGATGACCCTCCTGACCCCCGAGGGCCAGGCCAGCCAGGAGAAATGA